One genomic region from Torulaspora delbrueckii CBS 1146 chromosome 4, complete genome encodes:
- the MAM3 gene encoding Mam3p (similar to Saccharomyces cerevisiae MAM3 (YOL060C); ancestral locus Anc_3.168) — MTLRRSNRLSYFVVTVALPRIIHSLPLARRDAHLLHEGDGTVDPNRNTYLFISALLVLLGGVFAGLTLGLMGQDEIYLKVISSSGTAQEQRLSRKVLALINRGKHWVLVTLLLSNVITNETLPIVLDRCLGGGWQAVFCSTVLIVIFGEIIPQSICVKYGLEVGAFFAPFVLVLMYLMYPVAYPIASLLDYMLGEDHGTMYKKSGLKTLVTLHRTMGGVERLTHDEVTIISAVLDLKEKKVKEIMTPIENVFTISADTVLDEKHVAEIFDSGFSRIPIYLPNEPTNFIGMLLVRILISYDPEDCLPVSHFPLATLPETSPNTSCLNILNYFQEGKSHMCVVSEEPGSSMGALGVLTLEDVIEELIGEEIVDESDVFVDIHQKIMRAQPGPLSKRHITSYLHHLYTDRTKDDPQGKSSPSHALSPQDSEAHTPQTLEPHQLAMPSNPASNPLDVKKPYVTIKKPSNRLSKADENLYNKHLDMSQRAIDFTNMTGQPSQVTSRTSPAPNADDDNDDYSSSHSKRQPVMISSSYKSTKNGIVESVITVKGVPKTIIEPANSWDENSRLVTPDHTGSYVEDSIHGPDSNFIPLSPSSSTALHQKKSKSDHSLSTRNKSPRH, encoded by the coding sequence ATGACTCTCAGACGATCTAACCGGTTGTCGTATTTTGTGGTGACTGTGGCTCTACCACGTATTATCCACTCTTTGCCCCTCGCTCGTCGCGATGCCCATCTTTTACATGAAGGTGATGGAACAGTCGACCCTAACCGTAACACGTACCTGTTCATCTCTGCTTTGTTGGTTTTACTAGGTGGTGTTTTCGCCGGTTTGACTCTCGGGCTTATGGGCCAGGATGAAATCTATCTGAAAGTTATCAGCAGCTCTGGTACCGCCCAGGAGCAGCGGCTATCACGGAAAGTCTTGGCGCTGATAAATCGTGGTAAGCACTGGGTACTAGTGACTTTGCTTTTATCCAACGTTATCACCAACGAAACTCTGCCGATTGTGCTGGATCGATGTTTAGGTGGCGGTTGGCAAGCTGTGTTTTGCTCAACGGTCTTAATTGTCATCTTTGGTGAAATTATCCCTCAGAGTATATGTGTGAAATACGGGTTGGAAGTGGGGGCGTTCTTTGCCCCCTTTGTGCTAGTGCTTATGTATCTGATGTACCCTGTGGCGTATCCGATCGCTTCTTTACTAGATTATATGCTTGGAGAAGATCACGGTACTATGTACAAGAAATCGGGGCTCAAGACTCTGGTGACTTTGCACCGTACTATGGGCGGTGTAGAGAGGTTGACTCACGATGAAGTGACTATCATTTCTGCAGTGCttgatttgaaggagaaaaaagTTAAGGAAATTATGACGCCTATTGAGAACGTCTTTACCATAAGCGCGGATACTGTCTTGGATGAAAAACATGTTGCGGAGATTTTCGATTCAGGTTTTTCACGTATTCCCATCTATTTGCCCAATGAACCTACAAATTTCATCGGGATGTTACTTGTGCGAATTTTGATCTCTTACGACCCAGAGGACTGTTTGCCCGTTTCCCATTTCCCATTGGCTACTTTACCGGAAACTTCTCCAAACACTTCGTGTTTGAATATCCTGAATTATTTTCAAGAGGGCAAATCGCATATGTGTGTGGTGAGTGAGGAGCCGGGCTCTTCAATGGGAGCTCTTGGAGTTCTCACGCTCGAAGACGttatcgaagaattgatcggtgaagaaattgtcgATGAATCGGATGTTTTTGTCgatattcatcaaaagattaTGCGTGCGCAACCGGGACCACTGAGTAAGAGACATATTACTTCGTATTTGCACCATTTGTACACGGACAGAACTAAGGATGATCCTCAGGGCAAATCTTCCCCAAGTCATGCGCTCTCCCCACAGGATTCGGAAGCTCATACTCCTCAAACTCTCGAACCACATCAATTGGCGATGCCTTCGAATCCTGCTTCTAACCCTCTAGATGTTAAAAAACCCTACGTTACTATCAAGAAACCTAGTAATAGGCTATCGAAAGCAGATGAGAACTTGTACAACAAGCACTTGGATATGTCACAGAGAGCTATAGATTTCACAAACATGACTGGCCAACCGTCTCAGGTCACTTCCAGAACAAGCCCCGCACCAAATGCagatgatgacaatgatgattattcttcatctcatTCAAAGCGACAACCAGTgatgatctcttcctcttaTAAATCCACCAAGAATGGTATCGTCGAGTCCGTGATCACTGTCAAAGGTGTACCAAAGACTATCATCGAACCGGCAAATAGCTGGGATGAAAATTCAAGACTCGTTACACCAGATCACACCGGAAGTTACGTCGAGGACTCCATACACGGCCCCGATTCAAACTTCATACCGTTGTCGCCTTCCAGTTCGACAGCACtacatcaaaagaagagcaagagcGATCACTCGCTCTCTACAAGGAACAAATCTCCAAGACATTAG
- the RTK1 gene encoding putative serine/threonine protein kinase RTK1 (similar to Saccharomyces cerevisiae YDL025C; ancestral locus Anc_3.167): MPIHDQEANRLAPHDSGNSVNSSSSNSSIPSVFNKRKLMGFGKLFGGKNHQDPKQSAGHSQNVRSYDKEHMNSGREFLGHLLSPKASNSSVNSNGKSQSPQTRYTSQGQSKSAVVTPGSNNSSQSFFGDPALTAVTNPLSNHLHNPYNYTTMLSPSSSELSHMHPVEILQKQIEDHQSLTRSKNSSLSSVPKLATQNSEGLAEHQKKKKPLKLKRFFKKIQPEPLAHTSTRERQEQKLKHEADEAAPSHGVFVRTDESKMTHKTIYETDNAKELIEKYGVPGRKLGEGSSGSVSVVERTDGKMFAVKMFRLRNNAKQSQLAFSKKVTAEFCIGSTLHHPNIIETLDMLQEGEAFLVVMEYVPYDFFTLVMSDLMTKNEVACYFKQICSGVHYLHSMGLAHRDLKLDNCVVTDQGILKLIDFGSAVVFQYPYEPEIVQARGIVGSDPYLAPELLIQATYDPRPVDVWSIAITFYCMSLRRFPWKAPRKNYTSFKLFCEEPDNPRDTTKGPFKILKLLPRSSRKLVGQMLRIDPKKRILMNDVMKDEWLQSIEVCEPNEDGTLDDGKPRDHEHHLITEDELIELNKKRAAEAKAIREEKIKKVQDEKHNHEHSHDHLHGHSHGHNHGHGHSHGHHHEHAHKHHHKDSSQDNSEAQSKDDTKPDSKTTDAPATGAEPVQISNPVLKEENA, encoded by the coding sequence ATGCCAATTCACGATCAGGAGGCGAACAGATTGGCTCCCCATGATAGTGGTAACTCTGTCAATTCGTCATcctccaattcttcaataccCTCGGTATTCAATAAACGCAAATTGATGGGGTTCGGGAAACTATTTGGTGGGAAGAACCATCAGGATCCAAAGCAGAGTGCAGGCCATTCTCAAAATGTTAGAAGTTACGACAAGGAACACATGAATAGCGGAAGAGAGTTCTTGGGTCATCTACTATCTCCAAAGGCTTCCAATTCATCGGTGAACTCAAATGGTAAGTCGCAGTCTCCACAGACTCGGTATACAAGCCAAGGGCAAAGCAAATCGGCAGTGGTGACCCCAGGTAGCAATAATAGTAGCCAAAGTTTTTTTGGTGATCCAGCTTTAACAGCAGTGACGAATCCTTTATCGAACCATCTCCATAACCCTTATAACTATACCACCATGCTAAGCCCGTCATCCTCGGAGCTATCGCATATGCACCCAGTAGAAATTTTACAGAAAcagattgaagatcatcaGTCGTTGACTCGATCCAAGAACAGCAGTCTTTCAAGCGTGCCAAAATTGGCTACTCAAAATTCAGAAGGGCTAGCTGAgcatcagaagaagaagaaacctttgaaattgaagagattcttcaagaagattcaaCCGGAGCCTCTTGCCCATACTAGTACGAGAGAAAGGCAGGAACAGAAATTAAAGCACGAAGCAGATGAAGCTGCACCATCTCATGGTGTTTTTGTGAGAACGGACGAGTCTAAAATGACTCACAAGACCATTTACGAGACTGATAATGCAAAAGAATTGATTGAGAAATACGGGGTACCAGGTAGAAAGCTCGGTGAAGGTTCATCGGGCTCTGTGTCTGTTGTAGAAAGAACTGATGGTAAGATGTTCGCCGTCAAGATGTTTAGACTGCGAAACAACGCCAAGCAAAGTCAATTGGCGTTCTCTAAGAAAGTTACAGCAGAGTTCTGTATAGGCTCCACTTTACATCATCCAAATATCATTGAAACGCTGGATATGTTACAGGAGGGAGAAGCTTTTCTGGTGGTTATGGAATATGTGCCTTatgatttcttcactttggTTATGAGTGATCTAATGACAAAAAACGAGGTTGCATGTTATTTCAAACAAATTTGCAGTGGTGTTCACTACTTGCATTCTATGGGACTAGCTCATcgagatttgaaattggatAATTGTGTGGTAACTGATCAGGGGATCCTTAAATTGATCGATTTTGGTAGCGCAGTGGTGTTCCAGTATCCATATGAACCAGAAATTGTACAGGCAAGAGGAATCGTCGGATCGGATCCATATTTGGCTCCAGAACTCTTGATCCAGGCTACGTATGATCCTCGGCCAGTGGATGTATGGTCAATAGCGATCACTTTCTATTGTATGTCCTTGAGAAGATTCCCTTGGAAGGCACCTCGTAAGAACTATACTTCGTTCAAACTTTTCTGTGAAGAACCTGATAACCCAAGGGATACTACAAAGGGCCCTTTCAAGATCTTAAAGCTATTGCCGCGGTCATCTAGAAAGTTGGTGGGGCAAATGCTCAGAATAGACCCAAAGAAACGTATCTTGATGAACGACGTAATGAAGGATGAATGGTTGCAATCTATTGAAGTTTGCGAGCCCAACGAGGACGGCACGCTTGACGACGGAAAGCCCCGTGATCATGAGCACCATCTCATTACAGAAGATGAGTTGATCGAGCTCAATAAGAAGCGTGCGGCTGAAGCAAAAGCTATTagggaagaaaagatcaagaaagttcAGGATGAAAAGCATAATCACGAACACTCACATGATCATCTCCATGGCCACTCGCATGGCCACAACCACGGGCATGGGCATTCGCATGGCCACCATCATGAACATGCACACAAACATCATCACAAAGATTCTTCGCAAGATAATAGCGAGGCACAATCCAAGGATGATACGAAACCCGATTCGAAAACTACTGATGCACCGGCCACTGGTGCTGAGCCGGTTCAGATTTCCAATCCGGTCCTTAAGGAGGAAAACGCTTAA
- the PRS5 gene encoding ribose phosphate diphosphokinase subunit PRS5 (similar to Saccharomyces cerevisiae PRS5 (YOL061W); ancestral locus Anc_3.166) yields MGDIVILGGNSHPELVKMICDNLGVHPSRVQLGKFSNGETSISVSESVREKDVYVIQSGCGHVNDSFMELLILISACKTASASRVTAVMPYFCYSRQPDIPYTAKGAPLISKVKESGAINGKEAQSPLNSTLMTHRPGEDSRFKSLDTAIRATANTMDQHRSHSGTNLKNVASFSRIPMIPGGKEAGSARADAGELFNSQNAGYKLWVAQAGTLIANLLTTAGADHVITMDLHDPQFQGFFDIPVDNLYCQPIAQNYIQHCIPNYKEAVVVSPDAGGAKRATAIADSLKLSFALIHKERRSQLLKGPPTTTGLPMASKPLVTTFNSAEMHPSSSNSKYVQTTMLVGDVRNKVCILVDDLVDTSYTITRAAKLLKDQGATKVYAIVTHGIFSGDALSRISQSCIDKLIVSNSVPQQETIEYLGKENVDILDVSRVFAEAIRRIHNGESISMLFEHGW; encoded by the coding sequence ATGGGCGATATAGTTATACTTGGTGGGAATTCCCACCCagaattggtcaagatgATTTGCGACAACTTAGGAGTTCATCCTTCTCGAGTGCAATTAGGAAAGTTCTCGAATGGTGAAACTAGCATTAGCGTCAGCGAATCTGTGCGTGAGAAGGACGTATATGTTATTCAAAGTGGTTGTGGCCATGTGAATGATAGCTTCATGGAATTGTTAATTTTAATCAGTGCGTGTAAGACAGCTTCCGCCTCTCGTGTTACTGCTGTCATGCCATACTTCTGTTACTCCAGACAGCCAGATATTCCCTACACTGCCAAAGGTGCACCATTGATTTCTAAAGTAAAAGAGTCTGGAGCTATTAACGGCAAAGAAGCTCAGTCTCCATTGAATTCGACTTTAATGACCCACAGACCAGGTGAAGATAGTCGCTTTAAGAGCCTGGATACTGCCATACGAGCCACTGCCAACACAATGGACCAGCACAGAAGTCACTCGGGAACGAACCTAAAAAACGTCGCGTCCTTTTCCCGTATTCCTATGATTCCTGGTGGTAAAGAGGCAGGTTCTGCAAGGGCCGATGCCGGTGAACTATTTAACTCTCAAAATGCTGGTTACAAATTATGGGTGGCTCAAGCCGGTACACTAATTGCCAATTTATTGACAACTGCCGGAGCAGATCATGTTATTACCATGGATTTACATGACCCTCAATTCCAAGGGTTTTTCGATATCCCAGTGGACAATTTATATTGTCAGCCAATCGCCCAAAATTATATCCAGCACTGCATTCCAAATTACAAAGAAGCAGTGGTAGTGTCCCCAGATGCTGGTGGTGCCAAGAGAGCCACCGCAATTGcagattctttgaaattatCCTTTGCGTTGATTCACAAGGAAAGAAGATCGCAGCTCCTCAAGGGCCCACCAACGACTACAGGTCTTCCAATGGCCTCGAAACCATTGGTTACCACTTTTAATTCCGCTGAGATGCACCCATCGTCTTCTAATTCTAAATATGTCCAAACGACAATGCTAGTTGGTGACGTTAGGAATAAAGTGTGCATATTAGTTGATGATTTAGTTGATACATCATATACTATCACGCGTGCCGCCAAACTGCTGAAGGACCAGGGTGCTACAAAGGTTTATGCCATTGTCACACATGGTATTTTCTCGGGAGATGCATTGAGCAGGATAAGTCAAAGTTGCATCGATAAATTGATCGTTTCCAACTCCGTGCCACAACAAGAAACCATTGAGTATTTGGGCAAGGAGAATGTAGACATATTAGATGTTTCGCGCGTATTTGCAGAAGCTATACGGAGAATTCATAATGGTGAGTCCATATCGATGTTATTTGAACATGGCTGGTAG
- the APM4 gene encoding Apm4p (similar to Saccharomyces cerevisiae APM4 (YOL062C); ancestral locus Anc_3.165) — translation MISAILIFSSRGELIVAKTMKSSLKKSISDIFRIQVINNLDVRSPILTLGSTTFHHIRSDGSDSLWLVAVSRSNANSGAIWEFLYKLNVIMDVYGLTKEGTLKENFMNCYEILDTVLEEGGIPVDTELNSVISKMTVKPPKQISGNLLDRPDLLTMSSLNLSTPGDSSSTLSMPKFLTRNNRSMSQDLGSNYPSNLSWRPHGIKYKKNEVLLNVNEKISILVSRDGSILKSYVDGTIDLTTHLSGMPICQFGLNDSLSVEFGDDSISEVEDFANKKAIPKAAAGRVMLEDCKFHQCVSLDKFNKDRVIKFVPPDGSMELMKYCVRDNLNLPFKVTPIVTSIGRGNTIDYRVTLKSLFPGKLSAKDVSLRIPVPPGTVDCEINVSNGKCKFVPEESAMIWKFTKYTGLTENTLSAVTVPSSDTTQLTVQQWPRPPMSLNFEIMMFSNSGLVVRYFKVSDKDERYRTAKWIKYISKSGSYEIRY, via the coding sequence ATGATTAGTGCCATACTTATATTCTCATCTCGTGGAGAGCTGATTGTTGCTAAAACTATGAAGAGttcgttgaagaagtcgaTATCTGACATCTTCCGGATTCAAGTGATCAATAATTTAGATGTTAGATCACCGATTCTGACTTTGGGTTCTACCACATTCCATCACATAAGATCCGATGGTAGCGATAGCTTGTGGTTGGTGGCTGTAAGCAGAAGCAATGCCAATAGTGGGGCAATTTGGGAATTCCTATACAAGCTCAATGTGATAATGGACGTTTACGGATTGACAAAAGAAGGAACATTGAAAGAGAATTTCATGAACTGTTACGAGATTCTAGATACTGTCCTCGAAGAAGGCGGTATCCCTGTAGATACTGAGTTAAACTCTGTGATATCAAAAATGACCGTGAAACCGCCAAAACAGATCAGTGGCAATCTATTAGACCGGCCCGACCTTCTTACCATGTCTTCGTTGAATCTTTCGACCCCTGGtgactcttcttcaacattgTCAATGCCCAAATTCCTTACTCGCAACAATAGATCGATGTCGCAAGATCTGGGATCCAACTACCCATCGAACCTCTCATGGAGGCCACACGGTATCAAGTACAAGAAAAATGAGGTGCTTCTGAATGTGAATGAGAAGATAAGCATTCTGGTATCTCGTGATGGCTctatcttgaaatcttaTGTCGACGGTACCATTGACTTGACTACCCATCTAAGTGGAATGCCCATCTGTCAGTTTGGATTAAACGATTCTCTTAGTGTGGAGTTTGGGGATGATTCAATAAGCGAGGTGGAGGATTTTGCCAATAAGAAGGCAATTCCAAAAGCGGCTGCGGGCAGAGTGATGTTAGAAGACTGCAAGTTTCACCAGTGCGTCtctcttgataaattcaacAAGGACCGagttatcaaatttgttcCACCAGACGGATCCAtggaattgatgaaatacTGCGTGCGAGACAATTTGAATTTACCATTCAAGGTGACGCCAATCGTCACCAGTATAGGTCGAGGCAACACAATAGACTACCGAGTTACACTAAAATCACTCTTCCCAGGAAAACTTTCCGCTAAGGACGTTAGTCTACGAATCCCTGTACCACCAGGTACAGTGGATTGTGAGATCAATGTCTCCAATGGCAAGTGTAAGTTTGTTCCAGAAGAAAGTGCGATGATATGGAAATTTACAAAATACACAGGACTCACAGAAAACACTCTCAGTGCAGTGACTGTGCCTTCCAGTGATACTACTCAATTAACCGTGCAGCAGTGGCCAAGACCTCCAATGTCGCTTAATTTTGAAATAATGATGTTCAGTAATTCGGGCCTAGTGGTACGCTATTTCAAAGTGTCGGACAAGGATGAAAGATACAGAACAGCAAAGTGGATCAAGTACATCTCAAAGTCGGGATCATACGAAATTAGGTACTGA
- the MRX9 gene encoding Mrx9p (similar to Saccharomyces cerevisiae YDL027C; ancestral locus Anc_3.164) produces MNANLQLRIRLGLNVLSPSRHSRAFSLLARPTLLDSPAKTTNPPWVQRYRQVSACRSLTLTRHSPYVRPLSFVGNRLFHTTTPRYMPPYPNQPPFKVYRISPIVAVLTGIGFLMLLFAVLPFIFTFFFPLIIAGICAYQFSKWKRKVLFQDILRHLKTSTMKVNYNTVKALHVKSLDKIVRLEQQNAKVFEDLLKSFDADLRARLDKFSSAKADKLLRFIDDRLLEAIETNEQGIRNYFLGDDVGRWVEDNYQLELDTTQYKTNAQVGDGELIMLLVFPLYLKSNSNPRKHLANVSLALLQGLFEGTNGANYLEFLSSISETDAECQMVIAVQPVTNFSTKLFVISTDGRSGDWYSKYDSKEDSDGHTEYTVKSNN; encoded by the coding sequence ATGAATGCGAATCTGCAGCTTCGAATTAGGCTGGGCTTGAATGTGTTATCTCCTTCTAGGCATTCGAGGGCTTTCTCCCTATTGGCACGTCCTACCCTACTAGACTCACCAGCCAAAACTACAAACCCGCCATGGGTCCAGAGGTACAGACAAGTGTCTGCTTGCAGATCTTTAACTCTCACAAGACACTCTCCTTATGTGCGGCCATTGAGTTTCGTTGGCAACAGGTTATTCCATACCACTACACCGCGATACATGCCTCCATATCCTAATCAACCTCCGTTTAAGGTCTATCGAATTTCGCCTATTGTGGCTGTACTAACGGGAATAGGCTTCCTCATGCTACTATTTGCGGTGCTGCCGTTTATTTTCACGTTTTTCTTCCCTCTGATAATTGCTGGCATATGTGCCTATCAATTCAGCAAATGGAAGCGAAAGGTTctatttcaagatatcCTAAGACATTTAAAAACAAGTACGATGAAGGTTAATTACAACACGGTCAAGGCTTTACATGTCAAGAGTCTGGATAAAATCGTTAGATTGGAACAACAAAACGCCAAGGTATTTGaagatctcttgaaaagcttcGACGCTGACTTGAGAGCAAGGCTTGATAAGTTTTCATCCGCAAAAGCTGATAAGCTTTTGCGTTTTATAGATGATCGCTTACTGGAGGCAATCGAGACCAATGAGCAGGGCATCAGAAATTATTTCCTCGGAGACGACGTGGGCCGTTGGGTTGAAGACAATTACCAGTTGGAACTGGATACAACGCAATATAAGACAAATGCTCAAGTGGGGGACGGAGAACTCATCATGTTGTTGGTGTTTCCCCTATACTTGAAATCGAATTCTAATCCCAGGAAGCACCTTGCCAACGTATCTCTAGCCTTATTGCAGGGTTTGTTTGAAGGAACGAATGGCGCAAACTATCTCGAGTTCCTTTCGAGTATCTCGGAAACTGATGCAGAGTGTCAGATGGTGATAGCCGTGCAACCTGTGACCAACTTTTCGACAAAACTGTTTGTGATTTCCACTGATGGACGATCGGGCGATTGGTACTCCAAATATGATTCCAAGGAGGATTCAGACGGCCATACGGAGTACACTGTTAAGAGCaacaattga
- the MPS1 gene encoding serine/threonine/tyrosine protein kinase MPS1 (similar to Saccharomyces cerevisiae MPS1 (YDL028C); ancestral locus Anc_3.162) has protein sequence MSEYLGIYPSSLERKKSHAAYKDDSDDEKITGPPKLSDFGVALLMEKENMAPSMVRRGEPSPNSFKRELKTRFGPTNTDYFSGSNNQTSFSQTYVSANSGEPSQSTIFAQSRFNQQPSMTTMDTNGIKIPASDLETSFGRIKSMQQNMREELTTRHAQRRSRRFLHGTRIGVLGPAKRASSTNGADMSDLSIGNVQMVQQTDNTPLEEHREVQSPAEIKPDLTKKETRTRDVLDYKSIDFGDMNPVQYLKLHNLSSSELPKLSKVYFERQREEIHQMALQKSISSREALTNKVQRSFSSISSSGNSIRRESSMPLYPRRKLSDTSVSSAAKTSFQSSFSSPLAYPKKNFLIDQPVVTSKPAADHGKNLTKQYAQREQYTLESSFKKREALANIDINRNSQESLQQPKRFKPIRTQEQLSESHLPEPYVNKEEYLNREPPKPRATKRVEILEPKPSQGQSRKNVVKVNDVEYEKVELLGRGGSSKVYKVRDRSNNVYALKRVVFDEFDDSSVSGFKGEIELLKKLENQNRVVQLVDHEMEHGVLYLIMECGDHDLSRILNHRAGMPLDMEFVRYHAREMLRCVKVVHDSGIVHSDLKPANFVFVKGILKIIDFGIANAVPDHTVNIYRENQIGTPNYMAPEALVAMNYTQDDEKYQQQNRWKVGKPSDIWSCGCIIYQMIYGRPPYGGFQGQNRLLAIMNPDVKIIFSDKTSRDETIPRSALDTMKACLTRNPDKRLTVDEVLESNFLKPLMVTPFFIRDLIKNAVRYGADQKEVSKEKVEELADDVLSRLSDFRL, from the coding sequence ATGTCGGAATATTTGGGCATATACCCTTCATCGCTAGAACGAAAAAAATCGCACGCAGCATACAAAGATGactctgatgatgaaaagattacTGGACCTCCCAAGCTGAGTGATTTTGGCGTTGCACTGCTCatggagaaagaaaatatgGCTCCGTCAATGGTACGGAGGGGTGAACCGTCTCCTAAcagcttcaaaagagaaTTAAAGACAAGATTCGGACCAACGAATACAGATTACTTTTCTGGGAGTAATAACCAGACATCTTTCAGTCAGACATATGTCTCTGCAAACTCAGGAGAGCCTTCACAATCAACTATCTTTGCTCAGTCCAGGTTCAATCAGCAACCGAGTATGACAACGATGGATACCAACGGAATTAAGATACCAGCGAGCGACTTAGAGAcaagttttggaagaatcaaGAGTATGCAACAGAATATGAGGGAAGAACTTACTACAAGACACGCGCAGAGGAGAAGCCGGCGGTTCTTACATGGAACCAGGATCGGCGTTTTAGGACCAGCTAAGCGTGCATCATCTACAAATGGTGCCGATATGTCAGACCTTAGTATTGGGAACGTTCAGATGGTACAACAAACTGACAATACTCCACTGGAGGAACACCGTGAGGTTCAGTCACCTGCAGAGATCAAACCCGATTTAACGAAAAAGGAAACGCGAACAAGAGATGTTCTAGATTACAAATCGATCGACTTTGGTGATATGAATCCAGTACAGTACCTGAAACTGCACAATCTATCAAGTAGCGAACTCCCGAAATTATCAAAAGTATACTTTGAGCgtcaaagagaagagatTCACCAAATGGCTTTGCAGAAAAGTATATCATCTAGAGAGGCACTGACCAACAAAGTGCAGCGATCATTTTCCTCAATTTCGAGTTCTGGAAACTCTATCAGGAGAGAAAGCTCAATGCCTTTATATCCGAGGAGGAAGCTATCAGATACCTCTGTTTCATCTGCAGCAAAAacaagctttcaaagctcatTCTCTTCACCGCTTGCTTATCCTAAGAAGAACTTTTTAATCGATCAACCAGTTGTTACTTCAAAGCCAGCAGCAGATCATGGCAAAAATCTCACAAAACAGTATGCACAACGTGAACAGTATACCCTAGAAAGCTCTTTTAAGAAGAGAGAAGCACTTGCTAACATCGATATAAACAGGAATAGCCAAGAGTCCTTGCAGCAGCCCAAGCGATTCAAGCCGATCAGAACGCAGGAGCAGCTTAGCGAGTCGCATTTGCCAGAACCATATGTCAACAAGGAGGAGTATCTTAATAGAGAACCACCTAAACCACGAGCTACAAAACGAGTGGAGATACTGGAACCTAAACCCAGTCAAGGACAATCGAGGAAAAACGTGGTGAAGGTTAATGATGTAGAATACGAAAAAGTGGAACTATTGGGTCGAGGCGGCTCATCCAAGGTCTACAAAGTTCGAGACCGCAGTAATAATGTgtatgctttgaaaagagtagtttttgatgaatttgacgaCTCGAGTGTAAGCGGGTTTAAAGGTGAGATcgagcttttgaagaaactggaaAATCAGAATCGGGTGGTACAGTTAGTTGACCATGAGATGGAGCACGGTGTTTTGTATTTGATAATGGAATGCGGTGATCATGATTTGTCTCGGATTCTAAATCATAGAGCTGGAATGCCTCTCGACATGGAATTTGTACGATATCATGCGAGGGAAATGTTACGCTGCGTAAAAGTCGTGCATGATTCTGGAATAGTCCACTCCGACTTGAAGCCAGCCAATTTTGTCTTTGTCAAAggtattttgaaaattatcgACTTTGGTATTGCTAACGCGGTTCCTGATCACACGGTCAATATATACCGTGAGAACCAGATAGGAACGCCAAACTACATGGCTCCCGAAGCCTTAGTTGCTATGAACTACACTCAGGATGACGAGAAATATCAGCAACAAAACAGATGGAAAGTAGGCAAACCCTCCGACATATGGTCCTGCGGTTGCATTATCTATCAAATGATTTATGGAAGACCGCCTTATGGTGGCTTCCAGGGTCAAAACAGGCTACTTGCCATTATGAATCCCGATGTCAAAATTATCTTCTCGGACAAgacttcaagagatgaaaCTATACCGCGCTCTGCTTTAGATACAATGAAAGCATGTTTGACGCGTAATCCAGATAAAAGGCTGactgttgatgaagtaCTCGAAAGCAATTTTTTGAAGCCTCTCATGGTCACACCATTTTTCATTAGggatttgatcaagaacgCAGTAAGGTATGGCGCTGATCAGAAAGAAGtttcaaaagaaaaagTGGAGGAGCTAGCTGATGATGTTTTGAGTAGGTTATCAGATTTCAGACTATAG